One window from the genome of Emys orbicularis isolate rEmyOrb1 chromosome 10, rEmyOrb1.hap1, whole genome shotgun sequence encodes:
- the LOC135885080 gene encoding uncharacterized protein LOC135885080, protein MRETWEQALSPTQGLLQYVLQLQGRLAQAGTLARENLKAAQEAQAQMYNREARVREFQPGDRVLLLLPSSESKLLARWQGPYAVIRKIGPVTYEINQPDRRKKVQRYHVNLLKPWREREGLLINPCPPEPELGPRVTPTEDVGAPQLGESLTVEQRKQTECLLRAFRGTFTDQPGYTTLVYHNIQMEPGVVIRESTRLLPYRMRQVVEEEVRAMLELGVIEPSQSEWRSPVVLVPKPDGTQRFCIDFRRVNSIPKFDAYPMPRVDELLDRLGKARFLTTLDLCKGYWQIPLDPTSQEKTAFATASGLYQFTRMPFGLHGAPATFQRLMDRLLLPHREYVAAYLDDVVIYSDRWESHLEWVAAVLRSLRAAGLTANPKKCRIGWQETTYLGYTIGGGQVKPLVGKVQALAACPPPTTKRHVRQFLGLAGYYRRFIPDFASIAAPLTELLTKTSPRWVEWTPECDSAFRALKDCLCREPVLYSPDFDRGFVLQTDASESLAHSHLFGGHLGVEKTLARVLRRFFWPGVHEEVRRYCASCPACQLHSPHPHLRAPLVPLPIIEVPFERIAMDLVGPLEKTARGHQYILVVLDYATRYPEAVPLRNTASKTIAKELVGIFARMWLPKEILTDQGTPFMSKLMKDLCTLLHIHTLRTLVYHPQTDGLVERFNR, encoded by the exons atgagagagacctgggaacaaGCCCTGTCACCCACTCAGGGCCTTCTCCAATacgtcctccagctgcagggacgCCTAGCACAAGCTGGAACTCTCGCTCGAGAGAATCTGAAGGCCGCGCAGGAAGCCCAGGCCCAAATGTATAACCGAGAGGCCCGAGTTCGCGAGTTCCAGCCGGGCGACCGGGTTCTCCTGCTCTTACCCTCCAGTGAGTCCAAACTACTGGCGcggtggcaggggccatatgCGGTGATCCGGAAGATCGGGCCGGTCACCTATGAGATCAACCAGCCCGACCGCCGAAAAAAAGTCCAGCGGTATCACGTCAACCTCTTGAAACCCTGGAGGGAACGGGAAGGCCTCTTGATTAATCCCTGTCCACCCGAGCCCGAGTTAGGGCCTCGGGTTACACCGACCGAGGACGTCGGCGCGCCACAGCTCGGAGAGTCCTTGACTGTGGAGCAGCGGAAACAGACTGAGTGCCTCCTGCGGGCGTTCCGCGGGACGTTCACCGACCAGCCAGGCTACACGACCCTCGTGTACCATAACATTCAGATGGAGCCGGGGGTAGTGATCCGAGAGTCAACGAGACTCCTTCCCTATCGGATGCGGCAGGTCGTCGAGGAGGAAGTACGAGCGATGCTAGAGCTGGGCGTCATTGAACcgtcccagagcgagtggcgcagcccaGTAGTCCTGGTTCCCAAACCGGATGGCACACAGCGCTTTTGCATCGATTTCCGCCGGGTTAATTCCATCCCGAAGtttgatgcctaccccatgcctcgGGTAGATGAGCTGCTGGACCGGTTAGGCAAGGCCCGCTTCCTCACGACCCTGGATCTATGcaaagggtattggcagattccccttgaccCCACGTCACAGGAGAAAACTGCTTTTGCCACCGCCTCGGGCCTCTACCAATTCACCCGGATGCCCTTCGGTCTCCATGGTGCCCCTGCGACGTTCCAGCGACTCATGGACCGCCTCCTGCTTCCTCATCGGGAATACGTGGCCGCATACCTGGACGACGTGGTCATTTATAGTGACCGGTGGGAAAGCCACCTGGAGTGGGTAGCGGCTGTCCTGAGGTCCCTACGAGCTGCTGGGTTAACCGCCAACCCAAAGAAATGCCGTATCGGCTGGCAGGAGACCACCTACCTAGGCTACACGATTGGCGGAGGACAAGTAAAGCCGCTTGTCGGGAAGGTTCAAGCCCTAGCAGCATGCCCACCACCCACTACGAAGCGCCATGTACGCCAGTTTCTGGGACTGGCGGGCTATTACCGGAGGTTTATCCCCGATTTTGCCTCCATTGCGGCCCCCTTAACAGAGCTCCTCACTAAAACCAGTCCCAGATGGGTGGAATGGACCCCGGAGTGTGACAGCGCCTTCCGGGCCCTCAAAGACTGCCTCTGCCGCGAACCCGTCCTGTACAGCCCCGACTTTGATCGAGGATTCGTCCTCCAGACCGacgcctcggag agtcttgctcatagtcatctttttggggggcatttgggggtagagaagaccctagcacgagtcctacgacggttcttctggcccggagtacatgaagaagtgcggaggtactgtgcctcctgcccggcgtgtcagctgcacagtccccatccccacttgagggcacctttagtaccccttcccatcatagaggtccccttcgagcgaatagccatggacctagtgggacccctggagaagacggctcggggccaccaatatatacttgttgttttggactatgctactcgctacccagaagccgtccccctgcggaacacggcctctaaaactatagccaaagagctggtggggatctttgcccgaatgtggctaccgaaggagatattaaccgaccaaggaaccccatttatgtcgaagctaatgaaggacctctgtacgctgctccatatacataccctgagaactttggtctaccatccacagactgatgggttggtagaaaggtttaaccga